The region GACAGTTACACTCATCACACACAGTTTTAGCAACGGTGAAACGTAACGGTCAAATTTTCGCTCCCATTTTTTCAATCACTCATTAAATCACTGAAGAAAATCACGCTCGCGATTTTTTCTCTGTTAATTGATTCTTAATGCTTCACGCTGCTGGTTTGATTTTTAGGGTTCTGATTTCGAACAATGAGTTTCGTACATTTATTCGTACATTTAGTATTGGAATTGAAATTTTGAGAGAGAAATGGTGACTGCGATTTCCACGTCGAAAGTTACGAAGAGAGCACCAACGCCGAAGAGACCACCGTTGTTACCTTCTGAATCGGACAATGCAATCGCTCCGCCGAGAAGGCCGAAAGCACGAGAAGTTACTTCTCGCTATATGTCTTCGTCTTCTTCGTCGTCGTCTTTTTCGTCACCTCCTAAAAGAAGTAACTCGCCGTTGGTGACTAGAGCTGTGAATTCGAATTCGAATTCGACGAGGCATAAATTGACGCCGGCGGTGATGCAGCGGTCTCAGTCGACGGAGCGGCGAAGGCAAGGAACTCCTCGACCTAACGGCGAGACTCCGGTTGCTCAGAAAATGTTGTTAACTTCGACTAGGAGTTTGTCTGTTTCGTTCCAGGGAGAGTCGTTTTCGTTTCAGGTAAGTAAAGCAAAACCGACGCCGGCGAGTCAGAGCGTGAGGAAAAGTACGCCGGAGAGGAGGAAAGTAACGGCGACTACACCGATAGGTACGAGAGGAAGAGTTAACGGAAATTCCAATCAGATGGAGAATTCGGTTTCGAGGTCATTGGATCAGCACCGGTGGCCGGGGAAATCACAACAGCAACAAGCGAATTTCATGAACAGAAGCTTGGATTGTGGTATTTCCTTGAGAAATTCGAATGGACGTGGAAACAACGTGGTTAGGTCATTGCGGGATTCCTTGTTGGATCCTCGAGCGTCTCAGGAGGCTACATTGAGATTGGAAAACAACAAAAATGGTGGATCTGAACCTGAAATTGAACCGGAAGAACTTGTTCCTTCTGATAACGAAAGCGTAACATCTGGTAGCTCCTCAGGAGCACAGGATAACGGAGGAAAACAAATGCACGGAGCTTCTCGTGTTGTGCCGGCGAGGTTCTTGCAAGAGGCTAATAATCCACTACGGCGCCAAACAGATCTTCCATCTCCAAGGAATAGTGGAATTGGAAATAAAGCAATGGACCCTCCTAAGCTTTTAGTGCCTAAGAAATCACCGTTGTTTAGTCCTGTATCGTCTCCACGAGGAACTGTGAATAGCCGGTTACAAGGATCTCCTATTCGTTCTGCTGTTCGTCCTGCCTCTCCGAGTCCGTTAGCCTCACCATCACCGTGGTCTCCTTCCCGTGGCGTGAGTCCTTCTCGAGGAAGAAATGGGATCGCTAGTAGTCTGACTAGTAGATTTGTTAATGAACCTTCTGTTTTGAGTTTTGCTGTTGATGTTCCGAGGGGGAAGACAGGGGAGAACAGGGTAGCTGATGCACATTCATTGAGACTCATGCATAACAGGCTCATGCAATGGCGTTTTGTGAATGCTAGAGCAGATGCTTCCCTCTCTGTACAAACATTGAATGCTGAGGTGTCTTTTCTTTTTCCAAATTCCAAAATCTGCTTTATATTTAAATATTACTATTAATGTCAGTGATTACTTGTGAATTACTCTTTGAAATTGTAGAGTCTCACTGTGTTGATTGTATGAATGTAAATGGAAAGATAGTTAATGGATTTTCTGTTGATGTTAGTTCCATTTTATGAGAGGCTTATTCTATGTTTTTTTCTGCTAATTGTTTTAAACTTAAACGCTTGTTATGATACTAATACTTTACTTGTATGTGCATTACTCTTTCAAGTTGTGATTACTTGGGAATTACTCTTTGCAATTGTATTGAAACTCATGTTGATTGTATGAATGTAAATGGAAAGATAGTTAATGGATTTTCTGTAGATGTTAGTTCCATTTTAGGAGAGGCTTATTCCATGTTTAGTTATGATATACTAATACTCTACTTTTATGTGCATTACTCTTTCTAGTTGTGATTATTTGAGAATTACTCTTTGAAATTGTATTGAAACTCATGTTGATTGTATGGATGTTAATGGAAAGATAGTTAATAGGTTTTGTGTTGATTTTAGTTCCATTTTAGCAACAGGCCAGTTCTATGTTTTTATTTGCTAGTTGATGAATTTAAATGGTAGTTATGCTTCTAATATTCTACTTGCACGTGCATTACTCTTTTAGGTTATATTCAAGGTTTTAATTTAAATTGAAGGTGACGTTTCAGTGCAGTTGTAGTTACATTGTTATCATTGATATTGATGACATAATACATTTTTTGACTGTATTGGATCTCATAATGATTTGGATGTCAAAAGAAAGATAGTGAATGTATTTGTTATGATTCTTGTTTAGATCAATTCATATAATAGGATCTTATAAGTTATATAA is a window of Lathyrus oleraceus cultivar Zhongwan6 chromosome 6, CAAS_Psat_ZW6_1.0, whole genome shotgun sequence DNA encoding:
- the LOC127092371 gene encoding QWRF motif-containing protein 2 translates to MVTAISTSKVTKRAPTPKRPPLLPSESDNAIAPPRRPKAREVTSRYMSSSSSSSSFSSPPKRSNSPLVTRAVNSNSNSTRHKLTPAVMQRSQSTERRRQGTPRPNGETPVAQKMLLTSTRSLSVSFQGESFSFQVSKAKPTPASQSVRKSTPERRKVTATTPIGTRGRVNGNSNQMENSVSRSLDQHRWPGKSQQQQANFMNRSLDCGISLRNSNGRGNNVVRSLRDSLLDPRASQEATLRLENNKNGGSEPEIEPEELVPSDNESVTSGSSSGAQDNGGKQMHGASRVVPARFLQEANNPLRRQTDLPSPRNSGIGNKAMDPPKLLVPKKSPLFSPVSSPRGTVNSRLQGSPIRSAVRPASPSPLASPSPWSPSRGVSPSRGRNGIASSLTSRFVNEPSVLSFAVDVPRGKTGENRVADAHSLRLMHNRLMQWRFVNARADASLSVQTLNAEKSLYGAWVATSNLRESVIAKRVELQLLKQHFKLISILKEQMIYLEDWAILDRVYSGSLSGATEALKASTLRLPVFDGAKIDLLNLKDAIGSAMDVMQAMGSSICLLLPKVVNVKSLVAEVVNLSAKERCLLEECQDLLSTIRTMQVRESSLISHTIQMKSLTRNQQ